In Penicillium psychrofluorescens genome assembly, chromosome: 5, a single window of DNA contains:
- a CDS encoding uncharacterized protein (ID:PFLUO_007960-T1.cds;~source:funannotate): MESPGMSTSKQKNCNNCVQAKRRCDRRMPVCSLCAKKNIRCTYAKTKVASQPDRHDFGVSFGSPSGSLFGSDLSLHVGSMGNLPTGSMPNPAVECISESILDAPGGGDIPMGDLIGWVGNRSSSHPDQWLVPMDESVFIERSSTPVDEEIVRGYEKMASFCANTFQSHIEPWHLYDPNTPLHYVTSRFKGFTTDMATQNATPFLHRYLYLDNTPQCIVSCFSTSVLYTNRTPANTAMMMRTLQGNVRELIDAEARRIISTPTEKLARVQALFLYQIIRLYDGDVALRAQGEKDLPLLQAWLRELCNLRENLGDLAQLEYSGARKHPPQEWKVRTFSPPITA; the protein is encoded by the exons ATGGAGAGCCCCGGTATGTCGACATCGAAGCAGAAAAACTGTAACAACTGTGTTCAGGCGAAAAGACGATGCGACAGACGCATGCCAGTATGCTCGCTGTgcgcgaagaagaatatccgTTGCACCTATGCCAAGACCAAAGTGGCTAGCCAACCGGACAGGCATGACTTTGGCGTATCATTCGGAAGCCCCTCCGGCTCTCTCTTCGGCTCCGACCTGTCGCTTCACGTAGGCTCCATGGGGAACCTGCCCACTGGTTCTATGCCGAACCCTGCGGTTGAATGCATATCCGAATCTATCCTGGATGCTCCTGGTGGCGGCGATATCCCCATGGGCGATCTTATAGGCTGGGTAGGCAATCGCAGCTCGTCCCACCCAGACCAGTGGCTTGTTCCGATGGATGAGAGTGTCTTCATCGAGCGCTCTAGCACCCCGGTGGATGAAGAAATTGTGAGGGGATACGAAAAGATGGCGTCCTTTTGT GCTAACACCTTCCAGAGCCATATTGAACCATGGCATCTGTATGATCCCAATACGCCCCTACACTACGTCACCAGCCGCTTCAAAGGCTTCACGACGGATATGGCAACCCAGAACGCCACCCCTTTCTTGCATCGGTATCTCTATCTAGATAACACGCCGCAGTGTATCGTGTCATGCTTCTCTACCAGCGTGCTCTACACGAATCGCACGCCGGCGAACACagccatgatgatgaggacgcTTCAAGGAAACGTGCGCGAGctcatcgacgccgaggcccGTCGTATCATATCAACCCCCACCGAGAAGCTTGCGCGTGTGCAGGCACTGTTCTTGTATCAGATTATTCGTCTCTATGATGGGGACGTTGCTCTGCGCGCGCAGGGAGAGAAAGACTTGCCTCTTCTGCAGGCATGGCTTCGTGAGCTTTGCAACTTGCGAGAGAACTTGGGGGACTTGGCACAGTTGGAGTATAGCGGAGCAAGAAAGCATCCGCCCCAGGAATGGAAAGTGCGTACTTTCTCTCCACCCATTACGGCATAG
- a CDS encoding uncharacterized protein (ID:PFLUO_007961-T1.cds;~source:funannotate), with amino-acid sequence MAPFSSIFRFRDEKGSVYFGEAGESSNHTIESLTGRVVPIFRGEHPWDDDFALTEEQRNVAEAELCLVLGKDCKNITADADFASYILGYTAGNDVSSRYWQMPERSGNQHGSAKSFDKFAPIGPVITSTSVISDVTKLQMECFVNGEKRQSTKLDDLIFDIPAILQHLSRGTTLRKGTVIMTGTPSGVAAFMKPPAWLKDGDVVQVRIDKIGSTRNRISFELSP; translated from the exons ATGGCACCCTTCTCAAGCATCTTTCGCTTCCGTGACGAGAAGGGAAGCGTCTATTTCGGCGAAGCAGGCGAGTCTTCCAACCACACCATAGAAAGCCTTACTGGCCGCGTGGTTCCAATCTTTAGAGGAGAGCATCCTTGGGACGATGACTTTGCCTTGACAGAGGAGCAGCGCAACGTCGCAGAG GCTGAACTATGCCTCGTTCTCGGCAAAGACTGCAAAAATATCACGGCCGATGCGGATTTTGCTAGCTACATACTGGGTTATACGGCGGGGAACGATGTATCATCCCGCTACTGGCAAATGCCGGAGCGATCGGGGAATCAGCACGGCAGTGCCAAGTCTTTTGACAAATTCGCACCGATTGGCCCAGTCATCACATCAACCAGCGTCATCTCGGACGTGACAAAGCTACAAATGGAGTGCTTCGTCAATGGGGAGAAGAGGCAGTCGACAAAGCTTGATGACCTCATCTTCGATATTCCCGCCATTCTCCAGCATTTGAGCCGCGGCACCACGCTTCGCAAAGGCACCGTTATCATGACAGGGACGCCCAGCGGTGTGGCGGCTTTTATGAAGCCTCCTGCGTGGTTGAAAGATGGAGACGTTGTTCAGGTGCGCATTGACAAGATTGGATCGACGAGAAACAGGATCTCGTTTGAATTATCACCATAG
- a CDS encoding uncharacterized protein (ID:PFLUO_007962-T1.cds;~source:funannotate): MGAQAETINGVAQALPSGTVLITGGGPVGLLLARILSFYGVKSVLFERNTTTTKWPKMDLTNARSMEIFRKIGLADSLRKQGVPADIDQNVLISTGLSAAKVLTQWELPGVDKFRERILKTNDGTQPQEPWQRISQAIFERWLKAICDEDPLIDLHYGFKVESVEENSDSVKTTVTNVATGAQTVWSSDYVAGCDGASSKVRTSLSIPIDGGPIPSCALLVHFKSRDLTRLHKQGRFWHIFLLGESGGFEAAIISQDEEDTWTTHLFLPLDAEPEKIDSYDAVYRVLGGLYGPYNIEIDEILVRSTWRPNIAVARTWIGPKGRVFLAGDSAHQNIPTGGYGMNMGIGDAFDLGWKLASVINCQGGTGLLKSYELERRPVALRNVEHSGVHFNVHGGLKDLLSGGDPRRVDGDDEDALALRKEIHEYYQLHDGENKDFGIEMGYRYGSPIVIRREDDGVEPEFNPHKYTPTTWPGSRAPHLYLTNGTSIFDMFGKYWALLVFTNQEVGQTHFVTAARALGLGLRQVDLSGEEEAKRLYERNLVLVRPDHHVAWRAMEMASLAVAKGVLEVITGRLDSSLEPSTNQASETAKPKDAFTSTVGIDAQVNSFDLEKMAEFQQ, encoded by the exons ATGGGTGCCCAGGCAGAGACAATAAATGGCGTCGCGCAGGCACTGCCCAGCGGCACTGTCCTGATCACTGGCGGTGGGCCTGTCGGCCTGTTGCTTGCACGCATCCTGTCTTTCTATGGTGTCAAGTCAGTACTGTTTGAGCGCAATACGACAACGACTAAGTGGCCAAAGATGGATCTCACGAATGCGCGGTCCATGGAAATCTTCCGCAAAATAGGCCTGGCCGACAGCCTGCGAAAACAAGGCGTACCAGCTGACATTGACCAGAATGTACTCATCTCCACCGGCTTGTCAGCAGCTAAGGTACTCACTCAGTGGGAACTACCCGGCGTGGACAAGTTCCGGGAGCGAATTTTGAAGACCAACGATGGCACTCAGCCTCAAGAACCGTGGCAAAGAATCTCACAGGCAATCTTCGAGAGGTGGTTAAAGGCGATCTGTGACGAAGACCCCTTGATTGATCTACACTACGGCTTTAAAGTAGAGTCAGTGGAAGAAAACAGTGACTCCGTAAAGACGACTGTAACGAATGTCGCTACTGGCGCCCAGACGGTATGGAGCTCGGACTATGTGGCGGGCTGCGACGGCGCTTCTAGCAAAGTCCGCACTTCTCTGTCCATCCCTATAGATGGAGGCCCAAT TCCCTCATGTGCACTGCTCGTGCATTTCAAGTCCCGCGACCTCACTCGCCTACATAAACAGGGAAGATTTTGGCacatcttccttctcggggAATCCGGGGGATTTGAAGCTGCCATTATATCTCAAGACGAGGAGGATACCTGGACCACGCACCTATTTCTGCCTCTGGATGCAGAGCCCGAGAAAATTGACTCGTATGATGCCGTCTACAGGGTCCTCGGCGGCCTGTACGGGCCATATAACATCGAGATCGACGAGATACTTGTACGCTCAACCTGGAGGCCTAATATTGCCGTAGCTCGTACCTGGATCGGGCCCAAGGGGAGAGTGTTTCTCGCCGGCGACTCTGCACATCAAAACATCCCCACGGGGGGTTACGGAATGAACATGGGCATCGGAGACGCCTTCGATCTCGGCTGGAAACTCGCTTCGGTCATTAATTGCCAAGGCGGCACTGGTCTGCTGAAGTCGTACGAGTTGGAGCGCAGGCCCGTTGCGCTTCGAAACGTGGAGCACTCTGGCGTTCATTTCAACGTCCACGGCGGGCTCAAAGATCTGCTAAGCGGTGGTGACCCTCGCCGCGTCGacggtgatgacgaggacgcCCTTGCTCTCCGTAAGGAGATCCACGAATATTACCAGCTCCACGACGGAGAGAACAAAGACTTTGGTATTGAAATGGGCTATCGATACGGCTCGCCCATCGTCATTCGCCGAGAGGACGATGGCGTTGAGCCTGAGTTCAACCCCCACAAGTATACGCCCACGACGTGGCCGGGAAGTCGAGCACCGCACCTTTACCTGACCAACGGTACAAGCATCTTCGACATGTTTGGCAAATACTGGGCACTACTAGTTTTCACCAACCAGGAAGTGGGACAAACCCATTTCGTCACTGCTGCCAGAGCGCTAGGACTGGGTCTCCGCCAGGTCGATCTCTcaggcgaggaggaggcaAAGAGACTGTATGAACGGAACCTAGTTCTGGTAAGGCCAGATCACCATGTAGCTTGGAGAGCAATGGAAATGGCGTCGTTGGCGGTCGCGAAAGGTGTCTTAGAAGTCATCACAGGGCGCCTCGACTCGTCACTAGAACCGTCGACCAACCAGGCCAGCGAGACGGCAAAGCCAAAGGATGCGTTCACGTCTACTGTTGGAATCGATGCTCAGGTCAATAGTTTTGATTTGGAAAAAATGGCCGAGTTTCAACAATAG
- a CDS encoding uncharacterized protein (ID:PFLUO_007963-T1.cds;~source:funannotate), whose protein sequence is MDPLLAQGVALITGSGSGIGQQIAIKFASNGCKKLFLADISATGLNKTESAVKEAAGDAEVVTFVSDISHEQSVMAMVDECVRRFGGIDFACNNAGMVTGACLTHEMDADAFERMTNVNAIGTFLCQKHEVKVMLQQEPISLSGMKHAPRGSIVNTSSMAGLMTRVDARQYAEQGVRINSICPGFVDTPMLRGEMPDEWVQGAARNAPMNRLIDPAEVANGVIFLSGSLATAVTGISLPVDGGALLYHIV, encoded by the exons ATGGACCCTCTTTTGGCGCAAGGAGTGGCTCTGATCACTGGCAGCGGATCAG GCATCGGGCAGCAAATCGCAATCAAATTTGCAAGCAATGGTTGCAAGAAGCTTTTCCTTGCGGACATTTCTGCGACTGGTCTCAACAAGACGGAATCCGCGGTCAAAGAGGCCGCTGGCGACGCCGAAGTTGTGACCTTCGTGTCCGATATTTCCCATGAACAGTCGGTGATGGCCATGGTTGATGAATGCGTTCGCCGATTTGGAGGGATCGACTTTGCCTGCAACAATGCAGGCATGGTTACGGGAGCTTGCCTCACGCATGAGATGGATGCCGACGCATTTGAGCGTATGACCAATGTCAACGCAATAGGA ACTTTCCTATGCCAAAAGCACGAGGTCAAGGTGATGCTGCAGCAAGAACCAATATCTCTGTCGGGCATGAAACATGCTCCGCGGGGGTCAATTGTCAACACGTCATCTATGGCTGGTCT CATGACGCGCGTCGACGCTCGCCAGTATGCTGAACAAGGCGTCAGAATCAACAGCATCTGCCCAGGCTTTGTGGATACGCCCATGCTGAGAGGTGAGATGCCAGATGAGTGGGTCCAGGGGGCGGCGCGCAATGCACCCATGAACAGGCTCATCGATCCTGCCGAAGTGGCCAATGGTGTCATCTTTCTCTCTGGAAGTCTCGCCACGGCTGTGACCGGCATTAGTTTACCAGTGGATGGGGGCGCGCTCCTGTATCATATCGTCTAG
- a CDS encoding uncharacterized protein (ID:PFLUO_007964-T1.cds;~source:funannotate), with protein sequence MADYLRDGIACITGAASGIGRATSLAFARDGCRKLVLGDLSSAGLKETRDMILRSYPAAEVVTSVVDVSNVEQVESFHATAVGKFGRIDFTANVAGYGHLPAPSVELKLSEIKKSFAVNLKGVFHCEQAQLRQMLKQSPLEGFESRGSIVNVASLCATISMPGMAGYSATKGATLGLTRGDALDYGPHQIRINCVAPGNIITPMLSGVMGEEHMTKMAGITPLRRLGRPDDIANAVVWLSSPMACYLTGVNLPVDGGLALSTGPF encoded by the exons ATGGCAGACTACTTACGTGACGGGATAGCTTGTATCACAGGTGCCGCCTCCG GTATCGGAAGAGCGACATCTCTAGCATTTGCTCGAGATGGATGTCGCAAGCTGGTCCTGGGAGACCTGTCCTCTGCCGGCCTTAAGGAAACACGGGATATGATACTGCGGAGTTATCCTGCGGCAGAAGTTGTGACCTCTGTGGTGGACGTGTCCAACGTAGAACAGGTTGAAAGTTTCCATGCGACGGCGGTGGGGAAATTTGGTCGAATCGACTTTACAGCTAATGTCGCTGGCTATGGACACCTCCCAGCCCCATCTGTCGAGCTGAAACTCAGTGAGATCAAGAAGTCTTTTGCTGTCAACCTGAAAGGA GTCTTTCATTGCGAACAAGCACAACTCCGTCAGATGCTCAAACAATCTCCATTGGAAGGATTCGAGAGTCGAGGCAGCATCGTGAATGTGGCCAGCCTTTGTGCCACGATTTCAATGCCGGGAATGGCAGGGTACTCTGCCACCAAGGGTGCCACACTGGGCCTGACCCGGGGCGATGCTCTCGACTACGGCCCGCACCAGATCAGGATCAACTGTGTTGCTCCAGGAAATATCATCACACCAATGCTATCAGGCGTCATGGGCGAGGAGCACATGACCAAGATGGCAGGTATCACCCCTCTGAGGCGCCTGGGGCGGCCGGATGACATCGCCAACGCAGTCGTTTGGCTCAGCTCGCCTATGGCTTGCTATCTCACAGGTGTAAACCTGCCTGTGGACGGTGGATTAGCACTGAGCACTGGTCCATTTTAA
- a CDS encoding uncharacterized protein (ID:PFLUO_007965-T1.cds;~source:funannotate): MVVLSSDTTVKELLDKRSGNYSDRPDMFIGQRIASGNLRLVVMRYGDSWRMIHRMIHNFLNIKAAVTYVPYQDLENKFLLEGILDTPDDLLRHIRRFTYSLSTQMIYGYRCVNNRDPNLLQLFESFEKWGELAGSSSAQLADLYPFMQKLPDFLAPNVSYAKRLFAIEKKNYVGQWMKSKQALDSGKGLPCFCNDIYRAQTKEGFDDDLAGYISGSLLEAGSDTTASTLYGFIQAILLWPEVQRKAQEEIDRVVGPDRFPTMDDYENLPYIRCCIKESLRWMPTVILGVPHAALKEDNYMGYTIPQGATVVNNVWAIHMDTDRSHEPRVFKPERFTGDYTTLYQSAVGDTKKRDNFVFGAGRRMCQGIHIAERSLFLGISRLMWSFTFSPAKDEQNQPFKYDVEDLVGGITVQPNEYPVHIEPRSTGKVKIIRESVAECKKLLDPQTLQWKSVPDGMAFSTWMPENIAA; encoded by the exons ATGGTCGTATTGTCCTCCGACACCACAGTTAAGGAGTTGTTGGACAAGAGGAGCGGCAACTACTCGGACCGTCCGGACATGTTCATTGGACAAAGAATTGCCAGTGGAAATCTCCGACTGGTCGTCATG AGATACGGCGATAGCTGGCGTATGATTCACCGCATGATTCATAACTTTCTCAACATCAAGGCTGCTGTAACCTATGTCCCTTACCAAGACCTAGAGAACAAGTTCCTCCTGGAAGGAATCTTGGATACCCCAGACGACTTGCTTCGCCACATCCGAAGATTTACATACTCTCTCTCCACCCAGATGATCTATGGTTATCGCTGCGTCAATAACAGAGACCCGAATCTCTTGCAGCTATTTGAG AGCTTTGAAAAGTGGGGTGAGCTAGCGGGGAGCTCCAGCGCTCAGCTGGCGGATCTCTATCCATTCATGCAAAAGCTGCCAGACTTCTTGGCCCCAAACGTGAGTTATGCCAAAAGACTATTCgcgatcgagaagaagaactaTGTCGGCCAATGGATGAAGTCAAAACAAGCGTTGGATAGCGGCAAAGGCCTG CCTTGTTTTTGTAATGATATCTACCGAGCTCAAACAAAAGAAGGCTTCGATGACGACTTGGCAGGCTACATCAGCGGCTCATTGTTGGAGGCAGGATCAGATACGACAGCATCCACTTTGTATGGCTTCATCCAAGCGATCCTCCTTTGGCCCGAAGTGCAACGCAAGGCtcaggaagagatcgatcGTGTGGTTGGTCCTGACAGATTTCCGACAATGGATGACTATGAAAACCTGCCGTACATCCGCTGCTGTATTAAGGAAAGTCTGCGATGGATGCCTACGGTTATTCTTGGCGTGCCGCATGCTGCACTTAAGGAAGACAACTACATGGGCTACACAATTCCCCAGGGAGCAACAGTGGTGAACAATGTCTG GGCTATCCACATGGACACTGATCGATCCCACGAACCCCGAGTCTTCAAACCAGAACGTTTCACAGGCGATTATACTACCCTCTATCAATCTGCGGTTGGTGACACGAAGAAAAGGGACAACTTTGTTTTTGGAGCTGGCCGCCGCATGTGCCAGGGGATCCATATTGCCGAAAGATCTCTCTTTTTGGGCATTTCGCGCCTCATGTGGTCTTTTACTTTCTCCCCGGCCAAAGATGAGCAAAATCAGCCATTCAAATACGACGTGGAAGACCTCGTCGGGGGTATCACGGTACAGCCAAATGAGTATCCGGTCCATATCGAGCCTCGATCTACGGGTAAGGTAAAGATTATCAGAGAGAGCGTGGCAGAGTGTAAGAAGCTTCTGGATCCGCAAACACTTCAGTGGAAGAGTGTGCCCGATGGAATGGCGTTCAGCACTTGGATGCCAGAGAACATTGCGGCTTAG
- a CDS encoding uncharacterized protein (ID:PFLUO_007966-T1.cds;~source:funannotate), translating into MGDHVMPRKLWEHENIQSTEMYKFMQVVNTRNGTQLETFTEFYEYSTRNRSAFYAQLFDWANIIHSGFYSSVVDEAAPIDSVPRWFSGVRLNWAENILYSRGASDAQDHDGVSGKEDDKIAITAIREGNKEKRNVSWGELRRDSSCLAAALAARGVHEGDRIVVIGANSYSTLLVFLATTWLGAVFASSSTDMGLSGILQRAVQINPKFVFFDDAAVYNGRTWDLRDKMAGTVDGLKQCSNFAKLIAVPRFEQPLDVSGIAGVDTWSSIVDSSAAAHEQKAPPFARIPFHAPFLICYSSGTTGIPKAIVHTVGGVILNVTKEERLNHRTSADTVALQFTTTSWIMYVLQVAGLLMGARLVLYDGSPMWPDLKVLVEILGEQRVTKFGTSPRWFSELATNLIAPRDIVNLDSLQIITSTGMPLADRLFEWVYDVAFPPRVQLINMSGGTDIAGCFGTGNPLSPVFVGGTQGPSLGVPIAIYDASISGGIGAPVPLGTPGELVATAAFVNMPCFFWGDSADSSSASVAPPGSRYHSSYFARFDHVWTQGDFCIVYPKTRNIHFMGRADGVLNPSGVRFGSSEIYSVIDAHFSDRITDSLCVGQRRPTDLDESVMLFVLMRNGQILDKNLVNDIKAAIAKELSKRHVPKYIFEVPELPITVNQKKVELPVKQIVSGQPVRSSGTLLNPQSLDYFHQFAQVEKLEKPSSKL; encoded by the exons ATGGGAGACCATGTGATGCCCCGCAAGCTCTGGGAGCATGAAAACATCCAGAGTACAGAAATGTACAAGTTCATGCAGGTTGTCAATACACGAAATGGCACCCAGCTAGAG ACTTTCACCGAGTTCTACGAGTATTCCACACGTAATCGCTCTGCCTTCTACGCCCAGCTGTTCGACTGGGCCAACATTATCCACTCGGGCTTTTACTCCAgcgtggtcgatgaagccGCGCCGATCGATAGCGTGCCTCGTTGGTTCTCAGGCGTGCGTCTGAACTGGGCTGAGAACATACTCTACTCTCGCGGCGCCTCTGATGCACAGGACCATGACGGAGTCAGCGGTAAAGAGGACGATAAGATTGCCATCACAGCGATACGAGAGGGAAACAAAGAGAAACGCAACGTGTCGTGGGGTGAGCTGCGTCGCGATTCCTCTTGTTTAGCTGCAGCACTCGCTGCGCGTGGTGTGCACGAGGGAGACcgcatcgtcgtcatcggcgccaACTCGTACAGCACCTTGCTTGTGTTCTTGGCTACAACATGGCTTGGTGCAGTCTTTGCGAGCTCGTCTACCGACATGGGACTTAGCGGAATCTTACAAAGAGCTGTCCAGATCAACCCCAAG TTTgtcttcttcgacgacgcAGCTGTGTATAACGGCCGGACCTGGGACCTTCGAGACAAAATGGCCGGCACTGTTGATGGTCTGAAACAGTGCTCTAATTTTGCAAAGCTCATTGCTGTCCCCCGGTTTGAGCAGCCTTTGGATGTGTCCGGCATTGCTGGAGTCGACACATGGTCATCAATCGTAGACTCATCAGCCGCCGCCCACGAGCAAAAAGCGCCACCTTTTGCCCGCATTCCATTCCACGCACCTTTTCTGATATGCTACTCCTCGGGGACTACAGGCATCCCAAAGGCAATTGTACACACCGTCGGAGGCGTGATCCTAAACGTCACCAAGGAGGAGCGGTTGAACCACCGCACATCCGCTGACACTGTTGCTCTGCAATTCACCACGACCAGCTGGATAATGTATGTGCTTCAAGTGGCTGGATTGCTCATGGGTGCTCGGCTGGTCTTGTACGACGGATCTCCGATGTGGCCCGATTTGAAGGTGCTTGTTGAGATACTCGGCGAGCAGCGCGTCACCAAGTTTGGAACTAGTCCGCGCTGGTTTAGCGAGCTTGCCACGAATCTCATCGCGCCGCGAGACATTGTCAACCTCGATAGTCTGCAGATTATCACTAGTACAGGGATGCCGCTAGCAGACCGTTTGTTCGAATGGGTTTACGACGTTGCCTTTCCCCCGCGTGTACAGCTCATCAACATGTCGGGAGGTACTGATATT GCAGGGTGCTTCGGGACCGGCAACCCGCTCAGCCCCGTATTCGTGGGCGGCACTCAAGGTCCGTCACTCGGGGTGCCGATCGCCATATATGACGCCAGTATTTCCGGCGGCATAGGGGCACCTGTGCCCCTCGGAACGCCTGGTGAGCTTGTTGCCACAGCCGCATTCGTTAACATGCCGTGCTTCTTCTGGGGCGACTCGGCCGATTCCAGTTCTGCCAGTGTCGCTCCCCCGGGATCTCGATACCACTCATCATACTTCGCGCGGTTCGACCATGTCTGGACGCAGGGAGACTTTTGTATTGTCTATCCAAAAACTCGCAATATCCACTTCATGGGCCGAGCGGACGGTGTTCTCAACCCATCTGGCGTACGGTTCGGAAGCTCGGAAATCTATTCGGTGATCGATGCACATTTCTCGGACCGAATCACCGATAGCCTGTGCGTTGGACAGAGAAGACCTACCGACCTTGACGAGAGTGTCATGCTTTTCGTACTCATGCGGAATGGCCAGATCTTGGACAAAAACCTGGTGAATGACATTAAAGCCGCGATAGCAAAAGAGCTCAGCAAAAGACATGTACCCAAGTACATCTTTGAGGTGCCCGAGTTGCCA ATCACGGTAAACCAAAAGAAGGTCGAACTACCCGTCAAACAGATCGTGTCCGGCCAACCTGTTCGATCGAGCGGGACGCTTCTGAACCCTCAGAGTCTCGACTACTTTCATCAATTCGCGCAGGTCGAGAAGCTGGAAAAGCCTTCAAGTAAGCTGTAA
- a CDS encoding uncharacterized protein (ID:PFLUO_007967-T1.cds;~source:funannotate), giving the protein MSYVTENTKWMSDQITGDTKDLIARFYELADSKQSDVGQIMATEIFSEDALLFSPSGTFKGSTEISKSRENSWGKVTARKHTLSKVFAGHGDTEELVLFGSVRMNFSEAESKDAAFVAHVKLGSSGSSAAQPRISSMEVYPITRPSSA; this is encoded by the exons ATGAGTTACGTTACGGAGAACACGAAATGGATGTCCGATCAGATTACTGGTGACACCAAAGATCTTATCGCAAGGTTTTATGAGCTCGCAGACTCAAAGCAGTCAGACGTCGGCCAGATCATGGCGACTGAGATCTTTTCCGAAGACGCCCTACTATTCTCACCCAGTGGGACGTTCAAAGGCTCCACGG AAATATCCAAGAGCCGAGAAAATTCTTGGGGTAAAGTGACAGCAAGGAAACACACTCTCTCCAAGGTTTTTGCAGGCCATGGAGACACTGAAGAGCTGGTCCTTTTCGGGTCTGTGCGAATGAATTTCTCCGAGGCAGAGAGCAAGGACGCTGCATTTGTGGCCCACGTGAAGCTCGGATCTTCTGGTTCCTCTGCGGCCCAGCCTCGCATAAGTAGCATGGAAGTGTATCCG ATTACGCGTCCTAGTTCTGCGTAG
- a CDS encoding uncharacterized protein (ID:PFLUO_007968-T1.cds;~source:funannotate), whose amino-acid sequence MSPSAVADFDEPSAKVLSPASLAHVVLRTANLERMVDFYTTFLGGTVTYGNEVISFIRYDDEHHRIALIGIPSTEPKKPTSCGLEHIAFTFNSLSDLLASYRHRKARNIAPVWCVNHGPTTSIYYKDPDGNMLETQVDNFDTVDDANAFMMSKAFAENPIGTDFDAEELIQAISRGEDERVLKKRREIGPRALPDLSSM is encoded by the coding sequence ATGTCTCCGTCGGCCGTTGCGGACTTTGACGAGCCCAGTGCCAAGGTGCTGAGCCCGGCTTCACTGGCACATGTTGTTCTACGCACCGCCAACCTGGAGCGCATGGTGGATTTCTACACCACCTTTCTCGGCGGTACTGTCACCTACGGCAATGAGGTGATCTCGTTCATTCGGTATGACGACGAGCACCACCGTATAGCTCTCATCGGGATACCCTCCACAGAGCCTAAGAAGCCTACGAGCTGCGGCCTGGAGCACATTGCCTTCACCTTCAACTCCCTATCCGACCTGCTAGCGTCCTACCGCCACCGGAAAGCTCGTAACATCGCCCCGGTCTGGTGCGTCAACCACGGCCCTACCACCAGCATCTACTACAAGGACCCGGACGGCAACATGCTCGAGACGCAGGTGGACAATTTCGACACGGTGGACGACGCAAATGCCTTCATGATGAGTAAAGCGTTTGCCGAGAATCCCATCGGCACCGACTTTGACGCAGAGGAGTTGATCCAGGCCATCAGCAggggcgaggacgagcgTGTCCTGAAGAAGCGACGCGAGATTGGGCCACGAGCGTTGCCGGATTTATCAAGCATGTAA